A single region of the Vanacampus margaritifer isolate UIUO_Vmar chromosome 13, RoL_Vmar_1.0, whole genome shotgun sequence genome encodes:
- the htr2b gene encoding 5-hydroxytryptamine receptor 2B: MSRSDVAPLEADGSLSETYGVQLKWAALLIVMVIIPTIGGNILVILAVSLERKLQNATNYFLMSLAVADLLVGLLVMPIALATVLYNSDWPLPDFICPIWLFLDVLFSTASIMHLCAISLDRYIAIKKPIQHSQYKSRAKAMVKIALVWLISICIAIPIPIKGLRNYQPRNNNTFNSNHTCQLKTDTFREFIMFGSMAAFFVPLIIMMVIYLLTVHVLRKKVYLLRSKVFQRFSYPTVSTLFQREHPETANQVDQFHMLDRFSKMQETPNIGTAHPPNVGEIPFRRMSTMGKKSMQTLSNEQRASKVLGIVFLLFVVMWCPFFITNVTSVLCTSCDVDIISRLMEIFVWVGYVSSGINPLVYTLFNKTFREAFTRYITCNYKTCKHHRPERHPKASNVTLTLTRISFRSSMAENSKLFMKKGMRNGIGTVSHPTPLRCQLRTQSSSGVVLDPMRFTDEDDTRQEEHVSRL, encoded by the exons ATGTCCCGGTCAGATGTGGCTCCACTGGAAGCTGACGGCTCGCTATCAGAAACCTATGGGGTTCAGTTAAAGTGGGCTGCCCTGCTTATTGTTATGGTCATCATTCCCACCATTGGCGGAAACATCTTAGTTATCCTTGCGGTATCACTGGAGAGGAAACTGCAGAATGCCACCAACTACTTCCTGATGTCACTTGCTGTGGCTGATTTACTGGTGGGACTCCTGGTGATGCCAATTGCACTGGCCACTGTCCTCTACA ATTCTGATTGGCCCCTTCCAGATTTCATCTGCCCTATTTGGCTCTTCCTGGACGTGTTGTTTTCAACTGCATCCATCATGCACCTGTGCGCCATCTCACTGGATCGCTACATTGCCATCAAGAAGCCCATACAGCACAGCCAGTACAAATCCAGAGCCAAGGCCATGGTCAAGATAGCACTGGTGTGGCTTATATCCATTT GTATAGCAATCCCTATTCCAATCAAGGGTCTCCGAAACTACCAACCCAGAAACAACAACACCTTCAACAGCAACCACACATGCCAGCTTAAAACAGACACCTTCCGGGAATTCATCATGTTTGGCTCCATGGCGGCATTCTTTGTTCCACTGATCATAATGATGGTCATCTACCTTCTTACTGTTCACGTGCTGCGCAAAAAGGTTTATCTACTCAGGTCAAAGGTGTTTCAGCGCTTCAGTTACCCGACAGTGTCCACATTATTCCAAAGGGAACATCCTGAGACTGCTAATCAAGTTGATCAGTTTCATATGCTGGACAGGTTTTCTAAGATGCAAGAAACCCCCAATATAGGCACAGCACACCCTCCTAACGTTGGTGAAATCCCCTTCCGTAGAATGTCCACCATGGGGAAGAAATCAATGCAGACTCTAAGCAATGAGCAGCGCGCCTCTAAGGTGCTGGGCATAGTCTTCCTCCTGTTTGTGGTCATGTGGTGTCCCTTCTTCATCACTAACGTCACCTCTGTGCTATGTACCAGCTGCGATGTCGACATCATCTCCCGGCTGATGGAGATCTTTGTGTGGGTGGGCTACGTATCGTCGGGCATCAACCCGCTGGTGTACACGCTTTTCAACAAGACGTTTCGGGAGGCATTCACACGCTACATTACCTGTAATTATAAGACATGCAAACATCATCGGCCGGAAAGACATCCAAAGGCCTCAAACGTTACTCTGACTCTTACGAGAATTTCATTCAGATCTTCCATGGCTGAAAACTCCAAACTGTTCATGAAGAAGGGCATGAGGAACGGCATTGGGACAGTAAGCCACCCAACTCCCCTTAGATGCCAACTACGCACTCAGTCATCTAGCGGTGTTGTGTTAGACCCGATGCGCTTTACTGATGAGGACGACACAAGGCAGGAAGAACATGTGAGCCGCCTATGA
- the LOC144063179 gene encoding uncharacterized protein C2orf72 homolog yields the protein MSEESDFEKTLASIGGRERIYLVTDAGERNVANESDADVVRQFIDDLFGNRPPLSTLAAGDQCHDKPPQGLDSEACRCSTPTAVMRQTSRSSRRRTIDHPAIMLLFRHTFIRSEVCVKKVLKDVRSRTKGASGALPALIGLVRITTGESDENHRCLHRLETLIRKVFPQHPANTVWVGSFVPGTPSSVLDIKKNVCRVIACAQTADIPQDRGNPLLWPFQYLFRLIGGGARGEANSPTASNRRGNSRSVEESIHLKINSMSAGSNEESVGADA from the exons ATGTCGGAGGAGAGCGACTTTGAGAAGACGCTCGCCTCAATTGGAGGCAGAGAGAGAATCTATTTGGTGACCGATGCGGGAGAAAGAAATGTAGCGAACGAAAGCGACGCCGACGTGGTGCGCCAGTTCATCGACGATTTGTTCGGCAACCGACCGCCCCTTTCTACCCTCGCTGCGGGGGATCAGTGCCACGACAAGCCTCCCCAGGGTTTGGACTCTGAAGCCTGCCGGTGTAGCACTCCGACGGCAGTTATGAGGCAGACGAGTCGCTCCAGCCGTCGGAGGACCATCGACCACCCCGCCATCATGCTCCTCTTTAGGCACACTTTCATCAGAAGCGAGGTGTGCGTGAAGAAAGTCCTCAAGGACGTCAGGTCACGCACCAAAGGAGCCAGCGGCGCCTTGCCGGCCTTGATCGGATTAGTGCGTATCACCACCGGGGAGAGCGACGAGAACCACCGATGCCTACATCGCTTGGAGACGCTCATCCGCAAAGTGTTCCCGCAGCATCCAGCGAACACTGTCTGGGTGGGCTCGTTCGTCCCCGGCACACCGAGTAGCGTGCTCGACATCAAAAAGAACGTCTGCAGAGTCATAGCTTGTGCTCAAACAGCAG ATATTCCCCAGGATAGAGGGAACCCGCTTTTGTGGCCATTCCAGTATTTGTTCAGGCTTATTGGAGGAGGAGCCAGAGGTGAAGCCAACAGTCCGACGGCCAGCAATCGAAGAG gtAACTCTAGAAGCGTAGAGGAGAGCATTCATTTGAAAATCAATTCCATGTCTGCTGGTTCTAACGAAGAATCAGTTGGAGCAGATGCCTGA